DNA from Desulfonatronovibrio magnus:
AAGTACGTCCAAAATTCAGAGGACCTAATCTCAATATTCAACTCATGTATCGGCAAGAAGTTCAAGCTGGACTGTGGACATCATCTCTCAATCAGGCCCGGCTGCCATTTAACAAACAACTTTGTAGTCTACCAGGGCACAAAACAGGTGATTTGTACCCTATGCGCTTACTCTTAAAACATTCAAAGGAGAACCAAAAATGCCTACAGTAAAAGAATTATTTCATCCCTCATTCCCTGAAATCCCATGGTCAGTAAGGGATAAACATGACTTTGAAAACTATGTTCCCAGCAAAACAGAGTATCAATTCAGACCCGAAAAAACTGCAGATTTCCTGGGTTGGTTACAGTTTGGCGGCTTATCGTGCCTTATCTCTGGCCCTACGGGATCTGGCAAATCCAGTCTTGTAAATGAAGTAGCAGCCCGGAGTAACATCCCTGTATTCCCTATCGTAGGCCATAACAGACTGGAATGGTTAGACCTGGCAGGACAGTATGTACCCAACGATAAAGGTGGGTTCACTTACGAGTACGGACCTCTGCCTATGGCTATGAAAGCAGGCGGGATATTCCTGTTCGATGAGATTGATTTGGTAGATCCAAGTACCTTGGTAGCTCTAAACTCTGTACTGGACGGACGGCCTTTGGTCCTCTCAGCCAATAATTCTGAGGTGATAAAACCCCACAACGACTTCAGGCTTGTAGCTACTGCAAATACTACCGGACACGGTGATGGTGAAGCTAACGGCTACTCTGGGACCCTCAAGATGTCCAGAGCCTTTATGAACCGCCTGCAGTGGACCTTCAAGGTGGATTATCCGGAGCCTGAAGTAGAGATTCAGATAGTGGAGGGCATTACGGGCAACAAAGAGATAGCAAAGAAGATGGTGGATTTTGCAGGTGAGGTAAGACAAGCGCATAAGTCTGAAGAGGCCCACATTCCCGACACCATGTCCACCCGGGAAATAAGGGAATGGGCTAAGGCTGCGCTGTTTTTCCAGAAAGTACCCAGAATTAACAATCCCCTATCTGAAGCTCTGAAATATGTGCTGTTAAACAAATGCAGTAAAGACGGTCGCCCTGTTATCTCTGAAATCTATCAACGTATCTTCAACCAGGAGTTATAAAATGAAAGACCAAATATTTGAAAATTCAGTTGGATTAATCTTGGACATAAAGCTCTGGAGTGGCTCCAAGAA
Protein-coding regions in this window:
- a CDS encoding AAA family ATPase — protein: MPTVKELFHPSFPEIPWSVRDKHDFENYVPSKTEYQFRPEKTADFLGWLQFGGLSCLISGPTGSGKSSLVNEVAARSNIPVFPIVGHNRLEWLDLAGQYVPNDKGGFTYEYGPLPMAMKAGGIFLFDEIDLVDPSTLVALNSVLDGRPLVLSANNSEVIKPHNDFRLVATANTTGHGDGEANGYSGTLKMSRAFMNRLQWTFKVDYPEPEVEIQIVEGITGNKEIAKKMVDFAGEVRQAHKSEEAHIPDTMSTREIREWAKAALFFQKVPRINNPLSEALKYVLLNKCSKDGRPVISEIYQRIFNQEL